In Drosophila yakuba strain Tai18E2 chromosome X, Prin_Dyak_Tai18E2_2.1, whole genome shotgun sequence, a single genomic region encodes these proteins:
- the LOC6525208 gene encoding uncharacterized protein LOC6525208, which produces MDHHTYAKSGSKKWSAEEKRDLVVQRIAADELFSRYSPKHAEPWKKFKELAKIGDFSENALRKQWFSMVQRYRIHKANTLGAPLNKQSIEELNKEWEFFGLIHAYMNQKTADLHSYALKEPNVEQPNNNLAIASVYSCDEAQLSPLMLGVLNDHNFGERSPPNDGDTDDLDESNTSPCHRSSNSSNKDHVHSNNDELNRLLAEAAAHKDAAGGDGDCEDVCMLSNTSCHEMECGPVMIGGEVSLSNSRYNDFEEATLPATTVVKTEKLEKQSQQADKLLRKHHRKVLSEKEKYYRHRRRYEQRMEKRLMGLCTVVGHLLKQFAPDMDVQPLLALGSDVALSSPAPSSSDEERSEFLDEAEEDQEIQEQVQEQKPQPKLGVEADAMTLRV; this is translated from the exons ATGAACTCTTCTCCCGCTACTCACCGAAGCACGCGGAGCCATGGAA AAAATTCAAGGAACTGGCCAAGATTGGCGATTTCAGCGAGAATGCGCTGCGCAAGCAATGGTTCTCCATGGTGCAGCGGTACCGCATCCACAAGGCCAACACGCTGGGCGCCCCACTCAACAAGCAGAGCATCGAGGAGCTGAACAAGGAGTGGGAGTTCTTCGGCCTCATCCACGCCTACATGAACCAGAAGACCGCCGACCTGCACTCGTACGCGCTCAAGGAACCGAATGTGGAGCAGCCGAACAACAACCTGGCCATCGCCAGTGTCTACTCCTGCGATGAGGCGCAGCTCTCCCCGCTCATGCTGGGCGTACTCAATGACCACAACTTTGGCGAACGCTCGCCGCCCAACGACGGCGACACCGATGACTTGGACGAGTCGAACACGTCGCCCTGCCACCGGAGcagtaacagcagcaacaaggaTCACGTCCACAGCAACAACGATGAGCTGAACAGGCTGCTGGCCGAGGCCGCGGCGCACAAGGATGCGGCAGGTGGCGACGGCGACTGCGAGGATGTGTGCATGCTGAGCAACACCAGCTGCCATGAGATGGAGTGCGGTCCGGTGATGATTGGCGGCGAGGTGTCCCTATCGAATAGTAGGTACAACGACTTCGAGGAGGCCACACTGCCCGCGACAACGGTTGTGAAGACGGAGAAGCTGGAGAAACAGAGCCAGCAGGCGGATAAATTGTTAAGGAAACACCACCGCAAAGTGCTCAGCGAAAAGGAGAAGTATTACAG GCACCGCCGTCGCTACGAGCAGCGAATGGAGAAGCGTCTGATGGGACTGTGCACCGTGGTGGGGCACCTGCTGAAGCAGTTTGCGCCCGACATGGATGTGCAGCCACTGTTGGCCCTGGGCAGCGATGTGGCGCTCAGCTCGCCGGCGCCAAGCAGCAGTGACGAGGAGAGAAGCGAATTTCTGGacgaggcggaggaggatCAAGAGATCCAGGAGCAGGTGCAGGAGCAAAAGCCGCAGCCGAAGCTGGGAGTCGAGGCGGATGCCATGACACTCAGAGTCTGA